The following are encoded together in the Bacillus carboniphilus genome:
- a CDS encoding carbohydrate ABC transporter permease has protein sequence MRIFNKVILYILLVLGAFLLFFPILYAFMISFMTGSEIMTGKFLPSQFNLDNYIKVFDRLPLMNYLINSFVVSTTVMIGQLIVCSMAAYAFVFIPFKGRDFIFFLFISTMMIPWEATMIPNFLTVQSLGWTNTYAGLTVPFFALAFGTFLLRQHFKTIPKELHEASQIAGLNRFQFFVRVILPVSKTSLVTLGAYGFLTTWNMYLWPLLVTNNDTRRTVQIGLKQLQSQEVSTEWGVVMAGVIVVIIPTLILLFLGQKQLQKGLTQGALK, from the coding sequence ATGAGAATCTTCAACAAAGTTATTTTGTATATACTGTTGGTGTTAGGTGCTTTTCTTTTGTTCTTCCCGATTCTTTATGCCTTCATGATTAGCTTCATGACTGGTAGTGAGATTATGACGGGAAAGTTTTTACCTAGCCAATTTAACCTTGATAATTACATAAAAGTATTCGACCGGCTACCTTTAATGAATTACTTAATTAATAGTTTCGTTGTTTCCACGACTGTCATGATTGGTCAGCTCATTGTTTGCAGTATGGCTGCCTATGCTTTTGTCTTTATCCCTTTTAAAGGGAGAGATTTTATCTTTTTTCTGTTTATCTCAACGATGATGATTCCTTGGGAAGCAACGATGATTCCCAACTTTCTAACGGTCCAAAGTCTTGGCTGGACCAATACGTATGCTGGATTAACCGTTCCTTTCTTTGCTCTTGCTTTTGGTACCTTTTTATTAAGACAGCATTTCAAAACAATACCAAAAGAATTGCATGAAGCATCCCAAATTGCAGGGCTTAACCGATTCCAGTTTTTCGTTAGGGTGATTCTACCTGTTTCTAAAACCAGTTTAGTAACTCTTGGAGCTTATGGTTTTTTAACAACCTGGAATATGTACCTATGGCCACTTTTAGTTACGAATAATGATACCCGCAGAACGGTTCAAATCGGGTTAAAACAACTGCAGTCTCAAGAAGTCTCAACTGAATGGGGGGTGGTTATGGCTGGGGTAATCGTAGTGATTATTCCGACGCTCATTCTTCTATTCTTAGGACAGAAACAACTTCAAAAGGGGCTTACACAAGGAGCATTAAAATAA